From a single Amphiprion ocellaris isolate individual 3 ecotype Okinawa chromosome 18, ASM2253959v1, whole genome shotgun sequence genomic region:
- the LOC111578310 gene encoding monocarboxylate transporter 7-like, with amino-acid sequence MAPCGGMRIRFLGPSVYSKAPDGGWGWVIAVAFFLVEAFTYGTIKSFGIFLQDLMKDFRETNSRVSWIVSICVFVMTFNAPLSSVMTNRFGFQVVVMTGGLLISSGTIATSFTSSINQMYITYGIVAGLGYCLTFLPTVTILSQYFDRRRSLVIAVASTGEALSMFALAPAFSALRDHIGWRHTLAVIGALQSIIIVCGALLRPIIIKPRGTTMTEVDTSSPKELEALTTQKNAEGTNPEDSVMKDNELTRVSVSTGDSGVQSLKDIDSSIPEEDTLLRKEARSEAEQRDVENIKVEIKHSAEKDETDRDAEKQVLNSGENKSDNEKLSAKKPKLLDFSILKECSFILYSLFGLFATLGFFAPQLYIIELSVSRGVERDRAAYMLSTMAVAEILGRFFIGWVLMRERLRTRKLLVLLGCVIAMTMDLVGFALVTEFYGLAVCCAVYGFFMGTLACTHIPMLAEDDVVGIERMSSAAGVYVFIHSFAGLAGPPLGGALVDVTKNYGSAFYSCAAGMALSALFLGLVRPAKRGLLCRRRKQSEDVHERTVACKEQSEEQKLDKTNSPNESDANFDNNQAEATRDVEEVIRFA; translated from the exons ATGGCACCGTGTGGAGGCATGAGAATACGATTCCTGGGGCCCAGTGTGTACTCCAAGGCCCCTGACGGAGGCTGGGGATGGGTGATCGCTGTGGCCTTTTTCCTGGTGGAAGCTTTCACATATGGCACCATCAAGAGCTTTGGCATCTTCCTCCAGGACCTGATGAAGGATTTCAGAGAGACCAACAGTCGGGTCTCCTGGATCGTttccatctgtgtgtttgtcatgaCCTTCAACG CTCCCCTCTCCTCTGTGATGACTAACCGCTTTGGTTTCCAAGTGGTCGTCATGACTGGAGGGTTACTTATTTCCTCGGGTACCATCGCCACCAGCTTCACCAGCTCCATTAATCAAATGTACATCACCTATGGGATAGTTGCAG GCCTAGGCTACTGTTTGACCTTCCTGCCCACTGTGACCATCCTTTCCCAGTACTTTGACCGCAGACGATCTCTAGTTATAGCTGTGGCTTCTACTGGAGAGGCCTTGTCGATGTTTGCCCTGGCACCAG CCTTTTCTGCGTTAAGGGACCATATTGGCTGGCGACATACGCTGGCTGTGATAGGAGCTCTGCAAAGCATCATCATCGTCTGTGGTGCGCTGCTTCGTCCAATCATTATCAAACCCAGAGGGACCACCATGACAGAGGTTGACACATCGTCCCCAAAAGAACTAGAAGCCCTCACTACACAAAAGAATGCAGAGGGCACAAACCCAGAGGACTCTGTGATGAAGGACAACGAGCTAACCAGAGTCTCTGTGAGCACTGGAGACTCTGGTGTCCAGTCTCTAAAGGACATCGACAGCAGCATCCCAGAGGAGGATACGTTATTGCGCAAAGAAgcgaggtcagaggcagaacagaGAGATGTGGAAAACATTAAGGTAGAGATTAAACACTCTGCAGAAAAAGATGAAACGGACAgagatgcagaaaaacaagTGCTGAACAGTGGAGAAAACAAATCCGATAATGAAAAGCTTTCTGCAAAGAAGCCTAAACTCTTGGATTTCTCCATCCTCAAAGAGTGCAGCTTCATTTTATACTCTCTGTTCGGACTATTTGCCACTCTGGGCTTCTTCGCTCCTCAGCTCTACATCATTGAGCTGAGCGTGAGTCGAGGTGTTGAACGGGATCGCGCTGCCTACATGCTCTCCACCATGGCTGTGGCTGAAATCTTAGGCCGATTCTTCATCGGGTGGGTCCTGATGCGGGAGCGGCTCAGGACCAGGAAGCTTCTTGTGCTTCTGGGATGTGTGATTGCAATGACTATGGATCTGGTAGGATTTGCTTTGGTTACAGAGTTTTACGGCCTGGCTGTGTGCTGTGCTGTGTACGGGTTCTTTATGGGAACACTGGCCTGTACCCACATCCCCATGCTGGCTGAGGACGATGTGGTGGGGATAGAGAGGATGTCTTCAGCTGCTGGTGTCTATGTGTTCATCCATAGCTTTGCTGGCCTGGCTGGACCACCACTTGGAG GAGCGCTGGTGGATGTGACTAAGAACTATGGATCAGCCTTCTACTCCTGTGCAGCCGGCATGGCGCTGAGCGCTCTGTTCCTGGGTTTGGTGAGACCTGCTAAGAGAGGACTGCTCTGTAGGAGGAGAAAACAATCTGAAGACGTACATGAAAGGACCGTGGCCTGTAAGGAACAGAGTGAAGagcaaaaactggacaaaactaACAGTCCAAATGAATCCGATGCCAACTTTGACAACAATCAGGCGGAGGCTACAAGAGATGTCGAGGAGGTTATACGCTTTGCTTGA